A region from the Saccharomonospora azurea NA-128 genome encodes:
- a CDS encoding CBS domain-containing protein, translated as MEASDIMTRPVVTTTADSPLMDAVVKLTEGGFAGLPVVDEERRVIGMITEVDAIRAAEEVRHAPSVPPSRTVGDVMNRPVEVVSPHTDVNDIAQRMLTDRVRSLPVVDNGVLVGIVSRRDVLRPLVRPDDVVASHVQAVLDAYSAPDRRWTAEVKDRVAVVRGEFVDSPERDVVISLVHTVPGVMDVRVEG; from the coding sequence ATGGAAGCGTCCGACATCATGACGAGGCCCGTCGTGACGACGACAGCCGACTCGCCGTTGATGGACGCGGTGGTGAAACTGACCGAAGGCGGGTTCGCCGGTCTTCCCGTGGTCGACGAGGAGCGCCGCGTCATCGGAATGATCACCGAAGTCGACGCGATCCGCGCAGCGGAGGAAGTTCGGCATGCCCCGTCGGTGCCGCCGTCACGCACGGTCGGTGACGTGATGAACCGGCCCGTGGAGGTCGTATCGCCGCACACCGACGTCAACGACATCGCACAGAGGATGCTGACCGACCGCGTGCGCAGCCTGCCGGTCGTCGACAACGGAGTGCTCGTCGGGATCGTGAGCCGTCGCGACGTGCTCCGGCCGCTCGTGCGCCCCGACGACGTCGTCGCCTCCCATGTGCAGGCCGTCCTCGACGCCTACAGCGCACCGGACCGACGCTGGACGGCCGAGGTCAAGGACCGGGTCGCCGTCGTGCGCGGCGAGTTCGTCGACAGCCCGGAACGCGACGTGGTGATCAGCCTCGTCCACACGGTTCCCGGCGTGATGGACGTGCGGGTCGAGGGCTGA